The nucleotide window CTCCCCTGTTTTGCTCGCTTACTCGTTGACTCTATGTCCCCGGTGGCAGCATCTACAAAAGGCCCTGTACATTGgcgacccctcccctcccccgaccGACTCACCTCGAACACGTCttctgccgccaccgccccctccccctctctcccttcggGGCTAACGCAGACTTCGtttcacacgcacatgcgagTACTTCTgaccctctctcctcgcttCCGCTTCTCACCCTCTCTACATGCACTTGaggcgcgcgctgcagcaacaaGCAGCACGTACCGCAGAAGGGTACACCTCACTTCATCTCTCGATCCTCCGACATCTGCCTTGGGCGCTCCCACTTtcgcgcagcgcacgtgtgtgtgtgtacgaaGTGTCTCCAGCAGCCCCGCGACTTGAAATCTGGGCATCTCATACCTGGCAAAGTGCACACAAAGCTTCCAGAGTGATCTGCCTGTGATCGCACCAGCACGGCTTCTTTCACCTCTTTCGTCTCTCCCTCAATCAGCTCGCTCGCTTGTATTCACGCTTCTCGCGATGCAAACGATTGGGCGTCGCGTGCCGGAAGGGGCGCCGCCGTCTGATGTGGGAAACAGCGGAAATGACCTCGGCACCTCACTGACTGCCACAGCCGCGAATGCGCAACAGAAACTTGCGCaagagctgcaggagatccGCGAGCGACGGAACTGGCTCATCCACCTACTTTACATTCGACAGGAATACAGCAATTGCCTTCACGTGATCGAGTCTCAACTCCGCGAGACGGGGGGCACATGTGAGTACGCCCTGTACGTGAAGGGGCTACTAAAACGGCTGGagggctctctctctgagtcGTTGGAGTTGCTGCAGACCGCAGTGATCATCAGTCCAGAGAACGCGGCTACTCGCACACAGCTCGGGCGTGCCCTGCATCTCCTTGGTCGCCATGAGGAGGCCATTCAAACATTCGAGCAGGCGGCAAGCATTCGCGTCATCAAGGGCCTCGGCGAGGACTGGGAGATCGCGTACTACATCGGTCTTTGCCACCTGCACCGACGGCAGTACCGTCACGCAATGAACGCCTTCCTGCAGTCCATCACAATTCAGCGCCACGACTGCGCTTACTTGCAGCTGGGGAAagcggcactgctggcgcAAGACTacgcgatggcgctgcaggtgtACGAGGATGCTGTGACGCTGTCGCCAACGAATCCCGACCTGCTTGCGATGCTCGGTCACCTCTACCTCCAACAAGGAAACACCGGTGCTGCCTTTGACTACCTGGGCCGCTGTCTCACCATCAACCCCACCCACATGGATGCCCTTGTCGCCGCCTCAAGCATTATCCAAGACAACGGCGACTATGACGTGGCGCTGACCAAGTACAGAATCGTGGTGGCGCAACAGCCAGACGCGTCGCAGGTGTGGAACAACATTGGCGCATGTTTTATCGGCAAGAAGATGACGTACGCTGCCGTTGCATGTCTGCGCAAATCCGTCTTTCTCTGGCCGTTCGATTGGTTAAGCCACTACAACCTTGGCATCGCCTTTCTGATGATTGGCCGCTGTTGCTcggcgctgcagtgcctgAATGCAGCTGTGCACTTGCACCCCCACCACGCACCAACTTTCATGCTGCTTGGTATCTGTCTGGGTGAAATGAAGGACCTGCCGAACGCGTGTCGCGCCTACGAACACGCCCTCGCGATGCAGGACGACTTCCTCGTGTATCTGAACTACGCGGTGACTCTGTACAAGGGCCGCGCCGTGCGAGAAGCGCATGCGAAGCTCCGCGTCTTCCGCAGTGTATGGGACCAGCTTACCCCCGAGCAGCGTCGCGAGCAGTCCTCGCTTATTCCTGGAGTCCTCCGACAGCTGGAGGACGTGCTGGAGCCGCCCCCGTCACCGCCGGGGTCTACCTCCGCCAGTGTCCTGGAGGAAAGCGCTACGGCTCCTCTCGCCACGGCACTGAATTCCGGAATCGCAGCTGCGGAAGCAGAAGGCATGGAGACGGAAGATGTGTCATGAGTAGTGGTGCCGCGACACGTGCACAGTGCATCTGTGTTGTgtggggagaaggaaggggggagtcATCTATGGATGATGTAGCAAGAGCGTACTCCTCATTCAGCAAAGTATGGAGTCGCGTCAAGGGTGCATCCATCCCTTTCCCTGCGGCTGCCTTCCAGAGTTCTGTTGGTTTGTTtgcctccgctctctctattttcccttctccccttacctctctctttctctctccctgttgTGCTGGTTGACTGCAAAAGGCGAGCTCCGCCGTTGCCACCCAACTCGTCGCTCtttcgcgcgcgcgctctctcttcgttgCTGCTCGCCATTTACTGATCAGTCTTTGCTTGCTGTTTCTTGCCGCTGTCatggcgaaggaggaggaggcggaggcgctttcagcagagaagaaagaatGAAGCCAATAAGGAGAGAATACTTCACCACACTGTGGTTGTTCCTCTTTGACCACTGCGATAGCGGTGAAAGAAGGGTTTGGCCACCATTAGCACCAGCATCAGTGGGAGGGCATGaatgtgcatgtgcgtgcgcgcgcgcacatgcacatgcgtcagcggcggcaaggCGTGATGGGTGCCAGGAACGCGACGGGTAGACGACAGTTTTGTTGCcctgttttttctttttcgctccCCAaacctttctctctctctctctcttgttctcctTGGTTTGgtgacgtgtgtgtgtgtgtgagcgagGTGGATGGTTGCATATACCCCTACTGAACTCTCTGCTAAGCAGTGAACCCCTCACCTCTAACGGGGAGGGATGAACCTCTTCCAATCCTCGGATAGGCATTTTATGCGCTGGTAGCGGGTGCGACTGTCCTTGAGCGGGTGCATGCCCTTTGGCGCGGAGAACGCGCTTGGTGCAGCTTGACAGGCTGCGCGTCACACAGACATCCACGGACTCTCCCGACCCTTTACCGCAATCACTCACACcccaacacgcacacctacTCATGCATTGACGCGGACACTGGAGGGAGCAGGTGATGTGTACAGCGTACtatgcccctccccctttcagCCCCTCGACATACCAAACAAGTAGGAGCCCGGCTGCTGTGAGGGCTGAACCCAAAAATGTGCTCTTTTCGTCTGCTTTCCAATGCTTGACGTACACgcaagaggaggaagtcccccctcccccaaacaATCGGAACCACAACCAAGCGCCTGTCTAACGCAgcgcttgtttttttttttgcctcgAGCCGGCGGCACCGTGTAGGCCAATTAGGTGGTGCCGATGAGTGACGTTATGGAGCGTTGCTCCTACCCCGACTTTCTCGTGCTCACGCCTTTGCCAATCCGCTGGCGTGTCCaggctgctgcacctcccaGCGCAGTCAGGGcgcgggaggggaggggggagggaagacaaACGCTGGACTCGATAGTCGCACACCTTGAAGCTCTACCGAGAGGTGCggcaaggggagaggaagagtgaCAGGActgtttgtttctctcttcctctctgatagtgcaaaaaagaaaaacagacgACGTGCTCAGAGGCTGTGCGGTGTTTGCTTGCCTTGTGCGCCctgtggggggagagggcgggcgACTCCAcaggccaccaccacctctaaAATGAAGCGTCGAATCAATATGCGTTGCACTCCTGTGCTGCGGACAGACTCACTTTTGCAGTGACCTCTGTAAACCCATGTATCAtctgtgctttttttttggcttgCCATTCTCGTTCCCCAACAGCGGTCAATGCTGACTTTCACGCCTACGTGTGTCGCGGCACTTTTGTCTGTGGGCAGCACTGGTGTCTCCCAATTTGCACttgcacagagagagaggcacacacacacacacacacacacacacacacacaggcatcAAAAGAAGAGGCATCCGTGACTGGAGGCAGGCTTCACCTGCATGCCCATTCACTCACACGGCCAGGAACGTACAGCAAACCCATCTTACCTAACCGAATCAGCTCACCGAGCTCATGAATGATGAAAGAGGCCGCGTCCGCGACTGTGGCAgcgtcaccagcgccggCCTACGAGTCCGTCTTCGTTTTTCTTAGCACACTGGCGGAGTGGCTCAAGCATGCGCGGGAGCGCCTGACGTGCCGAGATGAAGTCGGCCGCCACGCCACTGTCGTGGAGGTTCTCACCCACCATCACGAACGCGCGTATGGACGACTGGCAGAATTCGTATGGCGCCATGCAGCTGTTATCAGCGACGTGGGCACATCGCTTTTCccctccgctgctgtcgagctgacggcgtgtgtgctgctgcgcctcctcctcctcctccttgcgtggtggatgctgctgcggctggtgCGCACAACCACCGCACCTCGCTTGCGCGCTCGCCAGATCGCAGTGCATCCTCACATGCATCAGCCAAAGTGCATCGGCAATGCGCAAGCTGTGGAAGCGTTTATTCGGCCCGACGCCGCCCAGCGCGGCATCAACACCACACTGCTGTGGACTGTCAGTGCCTGCGGGCTAGTGGCATGCGTGCTTATCCTGGGTCTGCTTACAATGCATATATGGATGGATGTGGTGTTGTGGCGCTTGCTCGAGCGCTGGTTCAGTCCACTGTGGCAGGCGCAGGCTTGGGTGTCGTCGCGTGCGTTGTGGACCTCTAACGACTCGTGGCAGGGATCGCtgcgagcagctgccgcccccATAATAAAGCACTACACATCTTCTTTCTTTGGTGTTGCTTCTGAGTGCCATTTACACTTGCTCAGCAGCTTTGCGTGGCTGCGTCGAGTGACCCAGCAGGTGAAAATGGTCTACCTTTGGGGTGTGATAGGAGGAACCGTGTTGGGGGTGGCGCTTTGGCTGCTTAGCTACGCCTCTAGGCTACTGCGGAACTACAACGAGAGTCTGCCGTACTTCGAAGAGAACGACCCTCTACTGTGCTGGCTGGCTCAGCAAGAAGCCGAGGCCACCCAGCAGCGTAACAATGCGGCGCTTGTCGCTCTTCTGGAAAGCCAACGTAGGCAAGAGCGGGTAATGGAGAGGCTGACGAGCTCATTGACGCCCGCAGttcaagagcagcagcagtctcTCTCAGTggcgaaaaagagagaaagcccACAGCGCCTGGAAGACAACGCCACCAACGCGGCGACGGCAAATGACACCAAAAGCGGACGCCCCCTGTTCGACGATGAGACAGCTGCAGCCAAAACAAGCGCTGTGACCATTGCCAcagacggcagcgatgacTGCAGTGCAGGAAAGTCACGTGAGGGATCCGGACCTTTGTCTTCTAACGTGTTGACCGCCGCCTTCGAAgaagcagtggcggcagcttcAGCGACGCGAACTAAAGGAACAACGGGCACTAGCTGTCAAACAGCACCGCAATCGGAGGAAGCTgaggcagcaacagcagccacaatGTCGCagacagaaagagaagagagcccTGGAGTCTAGAAACGAAGAGAGTATTTGAGGGACATGCGAAGGGCAGGCATGTACGTGCCTAAGAAGGGGTGCTCTAtctgccaccactgcctccgGCTTCGCTCGATTTTCAGCTGTTTATCGGACACTTCTGCTCTACGTTTCTGCTCACTTCTTTtttatatattttttttGTGGGGGCCCTTCCGCACACCCGAGCCTCGTCACCCCTCCTTTTCCGCTtcgtgtgggggtgtgtggggggggggggtgtctgTTATGTCCTCTTTGCCCCTGAGCTCTGCGTCATGCGCCTTCACCCCAGTTGCGTTTGCTGACAGGGAAAAGAGCCGAGAGGCAGTCATGCGAGACTCTTTacaacagcgctgcagctACAAGGTCTGTATGTGGTCCCTCTGCTTGTGTCACCATGCTACAGTAAACGTGCTTCCCCTCTCTATTCAGGGATAACCCTCCATGCGACGTCCTGCTCGATTCTGATGTCTCGGTCGTCTCAGCATATacgcacacaaagagagtaaaagaagcgaaaagatAAAAAGGAGAGGCCCTACGCTACCGCGGGCGCACAcccgcagtgctgctgctaccagAAAAATAGTGAAGGAAAAAAGTGCACACGAGATGCACCGAGCCCGTTGTGCTCTCACGCCACAAGCCGCTGCGAACGCTCTGAAGGGGTTTCGAGCACCTCGCCGCTTTGGTCTCGGATTCTCGAGCGGCGCGCTCTTTCCTCACACTTCACCTTCACGCCCTCCACATCGCCCCCATTGTGCGCTTCCTTTCTGCCGTTATCACTTACACCTGCCTGCCATAGTGAAAGGAGCACGGCACAGGGTAGTGTGTGCAACCCGTCAGAGTTTTTCCGGGGCACTCTCTGTTCCCATTCGCTGCCGCGGGGTGCACCGGGGACATACAgtcgcacacacatacgcacataAAGccgacacgcgcacacgtgtgaCCGCAGGAAGTGCGCCcgtcacccccccccctccctgcttCCCCTCCTTACTGTTTTTTCGTTCAGACCTCGAGTAAAATGAACCGAATTCCTGTTGCCGTGCGCAACGCACCGTTGTACGCGACAGCCATGTCGCAGTTCGCCGTGTGCCGCCAGCCGTGGAGCGAGTACCTCAGCCTGCTGACCAAGGATGACGCCAAGCCGTTTCACACAACGCCGCAGGAGAAGCCGGCGTACCGTGGTCGCAAGCGCGGACGTGAGGGGTGGCTGTTTGGCCAGCAAGTGCAGCTACACTACCATCGCTTCCCCGATGAACAACTCTTCACAAACTTAACGAGGTGGCGCATGGGTGACACCGTCGGCGACGTTGCCATCCAGCAGTTCCGCAATGCCCAGCCGTTTGATATTGAGGACAAGGATCCGCAAGGCTTTCAGAGACCTGCGCCGGACGTTTACATGAAGCTCAACTACAAGAACCCAGCCACCATCTCTCGGTTCCTGACACGCACCGGCCACATGTACCCACAGGATATCATGCCCCTCAACCCCGAGGCCGTTGCGAAGATTCGCGTTGCCAAGGCGCAGGCGATCCGCATCGGTCTCTACCCTCGCTTTGGCAACCCCTTCTGGTTCCGCTCACAGAGCTTCCGCCCTAAGGCATACCAGGAGAACTACGACCCAACCACCTACTCCACAAAGCACACCATGGAGCACTTTGCGTACAACTGGGTGCAAACAGACCGGATTCGGCAGTACTTCAAGGGACTGGAGGAACTACACCAGAGCCGCCGCACCACGGTCAGctccggcggtggcggcgtgaCCAGCGAGCACAAGCAGCAGACTCAGCTCTACACCCTAGACAACATGTCCATTGAGAGGCACCGCAATGCTCCGTCCTACAGGGCCGATGTGGAGAGGTCCATCAAGAACCCCACCGTGCCCGGATTGATGTCGACAAAGGGCATGAAGAAGAAGTTCCATAACCTGTACGCCTCCACCTCAACCAAGAGGATGGGCTTCACAAACCCCACGCTGGGTATTAAAAAGGTGTGacgcgggtggtggtgggctgGTTAGTCGCTGCCGATGATTATGGTGTAGGTGtctgcatgtgcgtgtgtactgCGAGGCAGTCGTGATGAATTGGCTCTTCTTATTGGTTGGCTTTTGAGGGAGCGAAGGACGATGGCGGTCGTGTGGGTGTGATTGAAGTGTTGCTGAGTCCTTCACGCTACATTGTACCAGTCGCTCAAGAGACAAGAGAACCATTGCAGTCCTTGGCTGCGTACTCTTCATAttggcacgcacacactcgcacCCACACCAACGCCACCTCGCGTGCGAGTATTTGAATGTTTGCGCGTTTGGAGGGGGAGATGAGACAGTTGGGACCAAGCTTCACTTCCCCTGCCCTTCTCTCGGCGAGTGTAGCTCCTATTGCTAACTTCAAGCTGAGCAAGGGAAAAGCGCCTGCGAGGAACGTGCCTCCTGACGAGCGTTCGCTACTTGAGCGCCTCATCTTAGTCCCCAATGTACTGTGCCGAATGGGCAGTCCCTTACTTGTTGTTACTTGTCTGCGAGAAGGGCGCACGCAAACTGAAAATGCACCCAGAAGCCAgccctcgctttctcttATATGAGAGCTGCTGGCTTTTCCCCGCCGATGCActgtgctcttctctggACAGGggaaggcgaggaggcgtACTTTGGCATACGGTCATGCATGTCCACAGGGATCACACCACTATACCCTCCTGCGATACTCGACCTTTATTTGTTTTTTCGTGTGTTGTTGCTTCATTGACTTCAAcatgcgtctgtgtgtgtgcgtgccaaCGATAGTCGCTTGCTGTGCGCTCGTCCCCGTCTGGAGTGTAACCACAGCTTAGGCACTGCCTCCGACATCTCTTATGTTTAAAACGAAAAACGAGCTTATACTCCTACGCACTTGTACAGAACGCAAACGCGTGCAAGAGGCGTCCCTCGGCCCCGCTGCTCTCCCGTAACCTCTTTCGTGGCGGTCAACCCAACGAACGATTACTCAAGGCAGCAACGCACACTGAGGACCCTGTACCCACCACAATCCAACCGTTACTCTTTCTGTTTCGCTCTCTTGAGCTTCTGCGGTAATTATGGTGCAGACCAAAGAAATCGCGCTCGAGCAGCTGGCCCTGACTCTCACGGGCGATGCCTCCTGGTCCTCCGGCCCCATCTACGTTGTGTGTGATGTTGGTGGCACGAGCGCGCGCGTCGGTTTTTCTCAAGCGTCGCAGCACGACAGAAGTGGTCTGCACATCATTTACGTCCGCTTCAAGGTGACAAAGAGCGACATTCGCCAGCTGCTCGAGTTCTTCGATGAGGTGCTGCAACACCTGAAGAAGAACTTGCCCGACCACGGCGCCTCCTTTCTGCGTCGGGTGGCGTCGGGTGCTGTGAGTGTGCCGGGACCGGTCACCAACGGACAACTCGCCGGCCCCTTCAACAATCTGAAGGGCATTGCGCGGCTGGTGGACTACCCAGTGGAGCTGTTTCCGAAGGGCCGCAGCGCGCTCCTAAACGATCTAGAGGCGGGCGCCTATGGTGTGCTAGCTCTGAGCAACGCCGGTATATTGTCTGACTATTTCAAGGTCATGTGGAAGGGCACGCAGTGGGACGCGCTGTCGGAAGGCAAGCCCGCCGGCAGTACCATCGGTCGCGGCCGCTGCATGGTTGTGGCCCCCGGCACCGGTGTTGGCTCCTCTCTCATCCACTACGTGGGTGTCTCGGACAGCTATATCGTGCTGGCGCTGGAGTGCGGCTCTCTGTCCATGTCATGGTGTGCCAACGAGGACTCGAAGTATGTCCAGGCACTTGCTGGGTACATGGCATCCAAGGCGCATGCAAAGGGCCTGGACTCGACGGTGGCCCCAATCTGGGAGGCTGCGTCAAATGGCGCCGGATTGGAGTTCAACTACGCGTACGCCAAGGAAGGGCAGAAGGCATCTGCACCTCTCAAGTCCGCGCCCGAAGTGGCCAAGCTCGCCAAGAGTGGCAGCGACACAGcagccatcgccgccgtggACCGCCTCTACAAGAACCTCATAGGCCTCACAGCCGAGACGACGATGCAGTTCCTACCACTGACGTGTGTGCTGATGGGCGACAATGTCGTTGCCAACAGCTTCTACTTCGAGAAACCAGAGAATGTGAAGAGGTTGCAGGCTCGCCTGCACGAGCACGCGATGGAGCGTCAGTTTAAATTCTTGAGTCGCACCACATTTCTTCGTCAGGTGAGCAGTGTGAACATCAACCTGCTGGGGTGCCTTGGATTTGGTAGCCAGCTCTCCAAGTCGGCAGATCAAGTGGTGCCGACCAAGTCACACTTGTGAAATATGAACCAAAGGGCCAGAGGAGCTGTGGCACCTTTGTGGTGCGCGCCCATGCTGATCATGTCGCTCTGGCCTTTCGAAACGTTTGGAATACGAAGTAATTTGGCGCTGCGAGGCGCCTCTTCTTGTGGAGCCGAGGCGCTCTTGAATGGGTGTGAGTCTGCAAAAAAAATTTTCgtctgcgtgtatgtgtgtttgGGTATCCGTGGGTAGACGCGTGCGAGAGCgcgagagggtgagagaaaGCGCGCACCATCGTATGATCCttcgagtgtgtgtgtgtgtgtgtgtgtttgcgtggATACGAGTGGTGTATCTCTTCTGTTTTCAATTACGATTTACACGCTGACGCAACTACTCTCTTGTGGTAAAATATTTAGCCCTTGACTCGGTCAGTCTGGAGTGTGTGCAGgtgcttgtgtgtatgtgtcgGCGTGTGTAGGGGTGGGAGCCGTTGTGCGGTGTTCCCGATGAGTGCTGTGCATGATGAGGCCCATACTCAGGTCACTTACGCCAGCGATGATCAGCAATGTGAACGGCAGCTCACTGTCGCGGCGCGTTTTCAACGGCATTGACAGTGTTGGTGGACGCCCTCGCAGGGAGACCCAACAGGGTGGGGAGCAGACGAATTGAGTTACTGAGGAGTCATATTTTTACTGACCCTCGCCCTTTTCCTCCGGCAGAACGCACACTCGCAAGCACTCCCTCACATCCCTATGCATGCGCGCAGGAGCACCTATCTTAGCACGCATGCAGTCGCGAAACGCACAGCGCTGCTATAGTTTCTagctgccccctcccctcctcacttGTACTCTCGCGAGGCCAGTTAGCATCCACCCCGCTCGCGACTTTGCAGGTGCGCGCGAGTGGACGTCTGCCCGCCAAAGTGTGTCCTTCTTCTTTATCGTTTTTGCTTCTTATgggcttctcttttcttgtAAAACGATAATGCCTAGAatgacggaggagggggaacACCTTAGCGCAAGGCATCAGGggccagcacctccgcccTGTGCGCGGGGAAACCAAACAGCTCCCCTATCCCTCCTAACGTCGAACCACTTCTGGTGATGACAACATGTCAGGCACCTACGATGTAGTGAGGTCAGAGCACTGTGTCGCTGCGGGTGTCGGCAAATCAGGTCCAggccggcgctgcgtcgaagtgacctgcgacagtgaacgCGCCGTACCATCCGTAGAATGGGCAGCGTGCCAACGTGGCACGAGCGCATCTCACCCGGTCTTCGCTTCCTGCTGGTGCAGGGGGAGTCTGCATCACCCCCGAGAGCTGCATCGGTTGGCAACCAGCATAGTGAAAGCGACTGTAAGGCAACCAATGGAGCGGGGGGTGGGTAGGGGGTGTTTGGAGACAATGGCCGTGCTTCAATGACTGAGTCAGCGTAGTGCACTAACGCGCGTCGAGTGCTGCTTTGCGCCACGCGAGGGGAGGCCTGTGACAAGCCTGGGGTCGAGTGGAGCTGAACTCGTGGTGGTGCGTTGGCGAGGGATGGGAATGTAGAAGAGTCGtattttttccttctctttttttcgaGCGCAGCGCACTGCGTTTTCAAAAGAATTCAAAAATGTAGACGcccaccaaaaaaaaaagagaaaaacgaaTTTGCGGCGTCTTCGGCAGCACCCACAGTGAGTGTGCTGCCTCACttggggcgggggagggttcattcacctacacacacgccaAGAGTAGACgagaaacagcagcagtgagtTGCAGCCGGGCCACCCAGGTTGGTCCAGCAGCAACTCACTTGGTACTCTGCTGCGTTTGTTGCCGAGGACCGCTACGTGTGGCCTGCCAGCTGTTGCTTGACGTCCCTTTCACAGCGGCAGAAGGCCATCTATGGATCGTCTGCATCCACACCCCTCCTAGACACAAACCTCCACTCGACTTTCGCGCTCGCGTTGAAAAGCGAAATACATCATGTGTCTCGTTCTCTGACTCTCGCTTGCTGCACTGCTACTCAcccgtacacgcacacacacggtgAGACACCCATGGCTGCTTGTGTGccgctgtctctctgtgtgcgtgcgtctttGGGAAGGCGCTAGACTACCCTCCCTGCATCACACATCCGCCGCTCAcggcctctccccctccccttcacacgcccacacgcagcCAAACATATAGTTGCAcgtcgctgcccactggcgcCGGCACACAGCGTACACCACACATGGAtaagcagcaacagcagcagcgccctccGACCAAACGTGCTGCCGACCCCGGTGAGCACTGTGCAGAAGCTCATGCACTAGCAGCGTCCCCTTCAGCCATAACCCTGCAACCCAGTGAGGAGAAGTGGAAGGCgtgggaagaggagcagctccgcattgcgctgctggcggatGTACCGCTCACAGAGTACTACTACTGCCATCACTTCAGTACCGAACAGAAGAGTGCAGTGCAATTGAGTGAGGAACACAACACGGGCCCAACGCCGGATAAGGCTTTTCTGCATCGACGCTTCGCGTTGCCAGATTTTGAGGCGAGTTTAGCGGCACACTCGCTGACAGACGCAGGGAGCAACGGCGAAGCGTGTAACGCCAACTCGACGGGGTGCCTCCCATCGAGCCCCAACTCCCCATGGGAAGCACTATGGTACCAGCTCCGGTTTGACAAGGCTCAGCAAAGCACAGCTGCTCTCTCGCACTCTACCTttgcgcggcagctgccaGCCCTCACGTTTGTTGGTGGTGTGGATATCTCTTTTATTCCTGGCACTAATGACGGTGTCGCCTGCCTCGCTATCCTACGCTATCCATCCATGGAGCTCGTCAAGACCTACCTGCACCGATGCACGCTTCGGGAACCGTATGTGTCCggctttctctccttccgcGAGATCCAGCCCGTGTGCGAGCTCATCGACGCAGTGCGagcagagctgctggagacACAGACACTGCCACAGGTGCTTGTCGTGGATGGAAATGGGGTGCTGCATCCCCGCCGCTGTGGGCTGGCAACGCACCTCGGCATTGTGCTCGACATACCAACAATTGGGTGCTCAAAGAAGATGCTGCGAGTAGATGGACTGGGACGGGATGCAGTAGAGACAGCGCTGGCGACATTGAGCGAGGCAGAGTCAagcacctcttctcttccttgtATTGTTCCCCTGCTTGGCACCTCGTTGCCAACGCAGCTCTACGGCTACGCTGTGCACAACCACCTGAACAGCGTTAAAAAATGCATCTACGTCTCGCCAGGCCACTGCGTCGGCTTTGCCGTCGCCACTGCGCTGGTTATAACGATGCTGCGCTACCGCATTCCAGAACCGATCCGCGCTGCCGACCTCGGTTCCCGGGCGtacatcagcagcgctctgGTGTCAGCGGCTGCTACCTCCTCCTAGCGGCTTCGACAGGTGCAGGCTCACTGCTTCGCAGATGGTGGCGCACATCATAAGAAACCCCGCACAGCTTCTGGTTGCTTGAAGATTGCGGACTACAGCGCCACGTTCATCTTTACTTTTCAAACGTACACACAACTCTCGCTTGGACAAGTCAtttttctctcgccttctctcttccgagccctcctccacctccttcaaCCCTACTTCAAGGCTACCATACAAGCACCGAGCACGTTCCATGAGTATGTTTAAGTGTAATGGCTGCTGGTAGCGTCTGGGGTGGAAGCTCTGGAGGATTCTCTCAGCATCTC belongs to Leishmania braziliensis MHOM/BR/75/M2904 complete genome, chromosome 36 and includes:
- a CDS encoding putative Bardet-Biedl syndrome 4 protein homolog (BBS4-like protein 4), giving the protein MQTIGRRVPEGAPPSDVGNSGNDLGTSLTATAANAQQKLAQELQEIRERRNWLIHLLYIRQEYSNCLHVIESQLRETGGTCEYALYVKGLLKRLEGSLSESLELLQTAVIISPENAATRTQLGRALHLLGRHEEAIQTFEQAASIRVIKGLGEDWEIAYYIGLCHLHRRQYRHAMNAFLQSITIQRHDCAYLQLGKAALLAQDYAMALQVYEDAVTLSPTNPDLLAMLGHLYLQQGNTGAAFDYLGRCLTINPTHMDALVAASSIIQDNGDYDVALTKYRIVVAQQPDASQVWNNIGACFIGKKMTYAAVACLRKSVFLWPFDWLSHYNLGIAFLMIGRCCSALQCLNAAVHLHPHHAPTFMLLGICLGEMKDLPNACRAYEHALAMQDDFLVYLNYAVTLYKGRAVREAHAKLRVFRSVWDQLTPEQRREQSSLIPGVLRQLEDVLEPPPSPPGSTSASVLEESATAPLATALNSGIAAAEAEGMETEDVS
- a CDS encoding glucokinase, which translates into the protein MVQTKEIALEQLALTLTGDASWSSGPIYVVCDVGGTSARVGFSQASQHDRSGLHIIYVRFKVTKSDIRQLLEFFDEVLQHLKKNLPDHGASFLRRVASGAVSVPGPVTNGQLAGPFNNLKGIARLVDYPVELFPKGRSALLNDLEAGAYGVLALSNAGILSDYFKVMWKGTQWDALSEGKPAGSTIGRGRCMVVAPGTGVGSSLIHYVGVSDSYIVLALECGSLSMSWCANEDSKYVQALAGYMASKAHAKGLDSTVAPIWEAASNGAGLEFNYAYAKEGQKASAPLKSAPEVAKLAKSGSDTAAIAAVDRLYKNLIGLTAETTMQFLPLTCVLMGDNVVANSFYFEKPENVKRLQARLHEHAMERQFKFLSRTTFLRQVSSVNINLLGCLGFGSQLSKSADQVVPTKSHL
- a CDS encoding putative endonuclease V gives rise to the protein MDKQQQQQRPPTKRAADPGEHCAEAHALAASPSAITLQPSEEKWKAWEEEQLRIALLADVPLTEYYYCHHFSTEQKSAVQLSEEHNTGPTPDKAFLHRRFALPDFEASLAAHSLTDAGSNGEACNANSTGCLPSSPNSPWEALWYQLRFDKAQQSTAALSHSTFARQLPALTFVGGVDISFIPGTNDGVACLAILRYPSMELVKTYLHRCTLREPYVSGFLSFREIQPVCELIDAVRAELLETQTLPQVLVVDGNGVLHPRRCGLATHLGIVLDIPTIGCSKKMLRVDGLGRDAVETALATLSEAESSTSSLPCIVPLLGTSLPTQLYGYAVHNHLNSVKKCIYVSPGHCVGFAVATALVITMLRYRIPEPIRAADLGSRAYISSALVSAAATSS